A genome region from Penicillium psychrofluorescens genome assembly, chromosome: 3 includes the following:
- a CDS encoding uncharacterized protein (ID:PFLUO_005388-T1.cds;~source:funannotate) — protein sequence MSSGSDLQEPPRKRMRKGTKSCTECRRRKIRCTSNSDFPGTCNECRLRGSTCIEQENSPPTSVSSHQGEQTYSLRERVAHLENVVEGLVKKLNQNVSGTSSPRKLPEQKTYQSEAPKDLQANLTPSSVESDEPSPPNQMVNAPILQLFDSYLAKRPEDISCDDRFTGIKDMSPKAQEVRSRLISLLPPREDIKKIINASSKWWFVWQSNFPELCDLCRDSSTPGFNLAPADVAKALVCLSKSVAQMTDFDFNSLQAPFNPKEFVDLCISEVDRLVIRDDDLAATLPGIECQVLLSKYYLNAGRLRKAWLGNRRAIEFAQIAGMHVSTRTPRPSDVLYERRLKIWCSLVTSDRSLSLILGMPYAVTDAFILPQVEQRLAMKDVPGPEQYVLRAGIITGHMIDRGHDPAKASLSTTLKLDQDLLDAVAALPNSCYDASPCVQDGKPFHKHVPLQFMSNLLRAMLHLPFMLKSSSSSQYQYSHETAIQCARQGLGHYKNLRSTTTPYLCKVADFLAFILALLLLTHVYGNSEESPNHDKEQDRRDLALVGETIEILRRASTECGGSVAAESATILDQILNACNPSTAHSTRTCKITIPYFGAITVGPGSKLLRKFWDNMSNPMLGDSSAPTAATEPSSSEQIPNQGFNSPLSTSGGTAHVNVASEALHFERAGYSEMLPTDNDLKNPMADLNAFSGIFDEFGQDMSFDNLNFDLGLDQGWTELV from the exons ATGAGCTCGGGGTCAGATCTGCAAGAGCCTCcacggaagaggatgagaaagGGAACCAAGAGTTGCACGGAAT GTCGACGTCGCAAGATCCGCTGCACTTCCAACTCCGACTTTCCTGGAACCTGCAACGAATGTCGCCTTCGTGGATCAACATGCATTGAACAAGAAAATAGTCCTCCGACCAGTGTTTCGAGTCATCAGGGCGAGCAGACATACAGCCTACGAGAGCGGGTCGCCCATTTGGAGAACGTGGTAGAGGGACTTGTCAAGAAATTGAACCAAAATGTCTCTGGCACTTCATCTCCTAGAAAATTACCGGAGCAAAAGACATACCAAAGTGAGG CGCCTAAAGATCTACAGGCCAATCTGACACCTTCATCGGTCGAGTCAGATGAGCCGAGTCCGCCAAACCAGATGGTAAATGCTCCAATCCTACAGCTCTTTGATAGCTATTTGGCCAAGCGCCCGGAAGACATCTCGTGTGATGATCGGTTCACCGGAATTAAAGACATGTCGCCCAAAGCGCAGGAAGTCCGCTCTCGACTGATAtctctgcttcctccacGAGAAGATATCAAAAAGATCATTAACGCTTCTTCGAAATGGTGGTTTGTGTGGCAAAGCAATTTTCCGGAGTTGTGCGACCTGTGTCGAGACTCATCCACCCCGGGATTCAACCTGGCACCCGCCGACGTGGCCAAGGCCCTTGTCTGCCTTTCTAAAAGTGTGGCGCAGATGACTGACTTTGATTTCAATTCCCTACAAGCTCCTTTCAACCCGAAAGAATTTGTTGACCTCTGTATATCGGAGGTGGATCGTTTGGTCATCCGGGATGATGACCTTGCTGCCACACTGCCTGGGATTGAGTGCCAGGTGCTTCTTTCCAAGTACTATTTGAATGCTGGGCGGCTTCGCAAAGCATGGCTGGGCAACCGCCGGGCCATCGAATTTGCTCAGATTGCCGGCATGCATGTATCGACCAGGACGCCTCGTCCGTCCGACGTTCTATATGAGCGCCGGCTGAAAATTTGGTGTTCGCTAGTGACATCGGACCGCTCGCTGAGCCTTATTCTGGGGATGCCGTACGCCGTGACAGATGCCTTTATATTGCCTCAGGTGGAACAGCGTCTGGCCATGAAAGACGTTCCGGGGCCCGAGCAATACGTGTTACGTGCAGGCATCATTACCGGCCATATGATTGACCGGGGCCACGATCCAGCCAAAGCATCGCTCTCCACAACACTGAAGCTAGATcaggatcttcttgatgCTGTGGCTGCCCTGCCGAACAGCTGCTATGACGCTAGCCCGTGTGTGCAGGATGGAAAGCCGTTCCACAAACATGTTCCACTGCAATTCATGTCCAACCTGCTGCGAGCTATGCTCCATCTCCCTTTTATGTTGAAATCATCCTCCAGTTCTCAGTACCAATATTCCCACGAGACAGCAATCCAGTGCGCACGGCAGGGCCTCGGCCACTACAAGAATCTGCGGTCAACAACAACGCCGTACTTGTGCAAAGTCGCAGATTTCCTGGCCTTCATACTAGCCTTGCTGCTACTGACCCATGTATACGGGAATTCAGAAGAGTCACCAAACCACGACAAGGAGCAAGACCGACGCGATTTAGCTTTGGTAGGCGAGACTATTGAGATTCTCCGCCGCGCCTCCACGGAGTGCGGTGGCTCTGTTGCCGCTGAATCGGCCACCATCCTGGATCAAATCCTAAATGCCTGCAATCCTTCCACTGCGCATTCCACCCGAACGTGTAAGATCACAATACCGTATTTTGGTGCTATTACCGTCGGCCCCGGCTCCAAACTTTTGAGGAAGTTTTGGGACAATATGAGTAATCCGATGCTTGGGGATTCGTCCGCGCCAACAGCGGCGACGGAaccctcttcctccgaacAAATTCCAAATCAGGGCTTTAATTCCCCCTTGTCGACCTCCGGCGGTACAGCGCATGTTAATGTTGCTAGCGAAGCACTACATTTTGAACGCGCTGGATATTCGGAGATGCTCCCGACGGACAACGATCTGAAGAACCCGATGGCGGATCTCAACGCCTTTAGCGGGATTTTTGATGAATTTGGACAGGACATGAGTTTTGACAATCTGAACTTCGACTTGGGGCTGGATCAGGGGTGGACTGAACTGGTCTGA
- a CDS encoding uncharacterized protein (ID:PFLUO_005389-T1.cds;~source:funannotate), producing MANGHFAAVGDHNDMASYEHGVQVVDENKEFNPNLSKYLSIEDVTTAGFNYHLISVFGSQSTGKSTLLNHLFGTEFSVMSELERRQTTKGIWLSKNKNAGGDATGSGSRMADNILVMDVEGTDGRERGEDQDFERKSALFALATSEVLIVNIWEHQVGLYQGANMGLLKTVFEVNLQLFLKDKHTTHRSLLFFVIRDFIGNTPLKNLQKTLLEDLSRLWGTISKPAGLENSTIHDYFDFQFYGLPHKGYQPEQFAAETKKLGLRFREGHRDPKKDALRGEFSEGGIFLPEYHRRIPADGYAHYAEGIWDQIVNNKDLDLPTQQELLAQFRCDEILREVMIGFDEAITAFEDKQAEAVRLGAPAVLGGLGAAMRSARSKTLKGFETEASRYHKGVYQRKKAELEGKVDTRLKALFHGQLSAAHKSGIREFSEAVTNAVKTGQKKGGNYDFAEIVNQEMDVALEKFEEAARSTLVEGTSWSNYKQQLGLYEKELAEVSTSLRRDEMRRLASRVERWVQSRLGDSVGLEFNALGSGRAGGGAPETGEKPTEKAFWDRIWNVFVETVLDAERRFTDRASSFDASLEEVDVGLWRLRRKSWGVLRAKIDEEMIEGNLLLKLRENFEDKFRYDEAGVPRIWRPTDDIEGVYTRARESTLTLIPLLSRFRLDETSAPPSLDRWIGHTPSSATAADEEDLAPIGGVDEDEGTSLEEEMTILGDSKRQELTVRFKKAADGVYVEAKRSAIGGMTQVPLYFYGLLLALGWNEIVAVLRNPAYFFLLFVCAVGAYITYQLNLWGPIIKMTEAASQQGLQEAKRRLREFLESSDTGRQAIAMSAGDRAGSSSRTEEYEMSDMAQKGSKAGDDLDDM from the exons ATGGCGAACGGCCACTTTGCTGCGGTCGGCGACCACAACGACATGGCGTCCTACGAGCATGGCgtgcaggtggtggatgagaaCAAGGAGTTCAA CCCCAACCTGTCCAAGTACCTCTCCATCGAAGATGTCACTACCGCCGGCTTCAACTACCACCTGATCTCCGTGTTCGGCTCGCAATCAACGGGAAAATCGACCCTGCTCAACCATCTGTTTGGCACCGAGTTCTCGGTCATGTCCGAGCTGGAGAGGAGGCAGACCACCAAGGGAATCTGGTTatccaagaacaagaacgCTGGCGGGGATGCCACTGGGAGCGGGTCTCGAATGGCCGATAACATTTTGGTTATGGATGTCGAGGGTACGGATGGCCGTGAACGAGGCGAGGATCAGGATTTTGAGCGCAAGAGCGCTCTCTTCGCCCTCGCGACCAGTGAAGTGCTCATTGTCAACATCTGGGAGCACCAGGTTGGGTTGTACCAGGGAGCCAACATGGGCTTGTTGAAGACCGTTTTCGAAGTCAACTTGCAACTCTTTCTGAAGGATAAACA CACCACCCACCGCTCCCTCCTATTCTTCGTCATCCGTGACTTCATCGGCAACACCCCGCTTAAGAATCTTCAGAAGACGTTGTTGGAAGATCTATCCCGTCTGTGGGGAACGATATCAAAGCCTGCTGGTCTCGAAAACTCGACGATTCACGACTACTTTGATTTCCAGTTCTACGGACTTCCACACAAGGGCTATCAGCCAGAGCAGTTTGCGGCGGAAACCAAGAAGCTGGGACTGCGATTCCGAGAAGGACACCGGGACCCTAAGAAGGATGCCCTCAGGGGAGAGTTTTCGGAAGGTGGAATCTTCTTGCCCGAATACCACCGGCGAATTCCAGCAGATGGATATGCGCATTATGCCGAGGGCATCTGGGACCAAATTGTTAACAATAAAGACCTAGACCTGCCCACACAACAAGAGCTGCTTGCTCAGTTCCGTTGTGATGAGATTCTGCGGGAGGTGATGATTGGATTCGATGAGGCGATCACTGCATTTGAGGATAAACAGGCCGAGGCCGTGCGTCTGGGCGCGCCGGCAGTGCTGGGTGGGCTGGGCGCGGCCATGCGGTCTGCGCGCTCCAAGACTCTTAAGGGCTTCGAGACGGAAGCAAGCCGGTACCACAAGGGCGTGTACCAGCGGAAGAAGGCCGAACTcgagggcaaggtcgacACTCGACTGAAGGCATTGTTCCACGGCCAGCTCTCGGCGGCGCACAAGTCTGGCATCCGCGAATTCAGCGAGGCTGTCACCAATGCTGTCAAGACTGGTCAGAAGAAGGGTGGCAATTATGACTTTGCCGAGATTGTCAATCAGGAAATGGATGTCGCATTGgagaagttcgaggaggCTGCCCGCTCGACGTTGGTGGAAGGCACCTCTTGGAGCAACTATAAGCAGCAACTGGGATTGTACGAGAAGGAACTGGCCGAGGTCAGCACCAGTCTCCGGCGCGATGAAATGAGACGGTTAGCCAGTCGGGTTGAGCGTTGGGTGCAGTCTCGCTTGGGCGATTCCGTGGGTCTCGAGTTCAACGCTCTGGGATCTGGCCGTGCTGGCGGAGGCGCCCCCGAAACCGGGGAGAAGCCTACCGAGAAGGCGTTCTGGGATCGCATCTGGAATGTCTTCGTCGAGACTGTGCTGGACGCGGAGCGAAGATTCACGGATCGAGCCAGCAGCTTCGATGCTAGTCTGGAAGAGGTTGATGTCGGGCTGTGGCGCCTGCGCCGCAAGTCTTGGGGTGTTCTGCGTGCCAAgatcgacgaggagatgattGAAGGCAACCTGCTACTGAAACTGCGCGAGAACTTTGAAGATAAATTCCGGTATGACGAGGCCGGCGTACCTCGCATCTGGCGCCCCACAGACGACATCGAGGGCGTTTACACGCGCGCCCGCGAGTCAACCCTGACTCTTATTCCTCTCTTGTCTCGATTCCGGCTAGACGAGacgtcggcgccgccctcTCTTGACCGGTGGATTGGCCATACCCCGAGCTCTGCGACAGctgcagacgaagaggacCTTGCTCCCATCGGCGGCGTagatgaggacgagggcacgagcttggaggaagagatgacTATTCTCGGCGATTCCAAGCGGCAGGAGCTCACCGTGCGGTTTAAGAAGGCCGCCGACGGGGTCTATGTCGAAGCCAAGCGAAGTGCCATCGGCGGCATGACCCAGGTTCCGCTGTATTTCTACGGTCTGCTTCTGGCGTTGGGTTGGAACGAGATCGTTGCCG TTCTCCGTAATCCGGcctacttcttcttgctcttcgtATGCGCCGTCGGTGCTTACATCACCTACCAGCTGAACCTATGGGGCCCAATCATCAAAATGACCGAGGCGGCATCCCAACAGGGTCTCCAGGAAGCCAAACGCCGGCTGCGTGAGTTCCTCGAGTCCTCCGACACGGGGCGGCAGGCCATTGCCATG